The DNA window CAATAGTGGTAACTTCTCCTGTAGATAAAACCATTTTTCTTATTATATTGTTATCCGTATCGGCCACATAAAGATTGGTTCCATCTGTTGTTATTCCAAATGGAAAATTAAAAGTGGCAGCGGTGCCGGTTCCATCATCAATTCCGGGATTACCAGCACTTCCAGCTACTGTGCTTACCATAGGGTAAGTCTCAGTAGGAGGAATATCTGTGGGAGGAATATCTGCGGGAAGAGTATCTGAAACACAATAAAGTACAGCGATATTTTCTTTTAAATAGTTTTCAATTCCCTTTGCTGGATTTTTTATTTTCACACTATATTTATCATTTACACTGGTAGTACTTGACCAATACTCATTATCTGCATCAGCTTCAGAAATCGCATCTTGAGCATATAATATTCCAACTATATAATTTATTTCTTCAATCGTTGGTATTCTCCATTTTCTATCATTTAAAGTCATTTTGTTACAGTGCTGAATTCCTTCCATCCAGGAGATAAATTGTATTTTAGTACAATTAGGTCCACCGGTATCAGCATTATAAGGACACAAATGAAGCACTATCCCATTAGTATAATCTGTAATAATCTTATCATCGTCATTCCTAGTATACAGGACATTAGGAGGTTGTTTTAATTCAGGTCGACCAAGATCTGCATATACCGTTTTATCTACAGCCCTTGTGGACGTTTTAAGACTTAGAATAATCTTTGATGTATCTTCAAGATGGTAAAGATTTACATCATATAGAATTTGGCTATCTATTACCGCTCCTATTTGCTCCTGGTTATAATTTTCGCGCGTAAAAGTCAGAGGGCCTTTTAAGCTTAGTCCGCTAGTAATCGTGCTACTTAAGGTAACCTGCATATCTTCTACCGGTTTCATATTTAGCTTAACCATAATATTACCGGGAAAATTTTTACGATATATAGTTGCAGGTGTAATGCTAATCCAGTCTCCTTGAGCTTCCTTATGAGTAATTTTTAGAGTTTTAGAAACATAACCATAATCTGCACTAATAGTAATATTCCCTGTTTCATCTTCCGCATTATCGTCAATCAAAGCCGCTATGGTAAAAGTCTGGTCGGAAGAATAGTTTCCGGGAGTAAAGGTTAAGGTAAGCGAATTACTACCGTTCAGTTCGAGGTAGGGAGTATCACTAGTAATAGTTATAACTGCATCCGTCTCGGGAGCTTTGGCCAGATGGATTTTTATTTCTTTTGTGGTTCCCTCATCGATACTCGTAGGTTCCTCGCTCAAAGTATAGCTGGAATCAGAAGGTTTCGCTCCAAGGAAGATACCCAGCAATTTATCAGTACCTGTAGACCCCAGCTTCTGAGGTATACAGGAAGTGACAATAAGAATAGCCATTACAAGTAAAATTATTTTTTTCATATTTCTCTCCTAAAGATAAATCCTATTCGGCCCTATAGTAAAAGCTATTCTTCTCATAAATCTTTTACACAATAAAAGGTGCCGGCTAATGTTTTAGAATTATAAGTATAAGTATAAGATCCATTAGAATTTACAATATAATAATATGCTTTATTTTTTTCATCCCAATTTGAATTAAGTGTCCATATTCCATTATCATAAATAGGAGCAGGAAGTACTGGCTCATTCAGTAATGAGTATATATGGGTTCCCAATTCTTGTATAGTCGGTAATCGCCATTTATTTCCTGCTGTAGTTATATTAGTGCAAGTATTAATTGCAGCTTGCCATGTAGCCGTTTGCCCTGAGATACAGGTATTATTTACATCATTGTAAGTACTACCATAGATACATCTCATCCACTCTAATTTATTATTTATGTCCCTGTAAGTATCATTATATTGGCCACCGGTTAAATTTGTAGATTCCAGAGAATTATCTGTAGAAAGATATATTTTTTCAGTTTTTGAAAATGCACCTGCCTGTGCTGTAATAGAAACATTTTGAAAATCATCGAGATGATATAATTCAGGATTCGATAAAACGAGTTTACTTATCGCTAATGCTGTTTGAGGTTGATTATAGTTAGAAGGCGTAAAAATTATTGTACCCGGAATTGTTATTCCCGTAGTAAAGGGGATCTGCATAGTAATCTCGATGTTCTCTAGCGGTTTCTTGTTTAAACTTACTTGCAAATTAACAGGAGTTAAATCGTCTAGTTGCAAGCTCGTCGGAGTTATTGCTATCCAATCTCCTGTTGCTTCCCCGTGAGTAATATTAATTGTTTTTGATGGATAACCATTGTCGGAAGTTATGGATAAGCTAATATTTGTTTCATCTGCTGAATTATTATCTAATAATCCACTTATAGAAATACTCTGGGTTTCATTATAATTATTCGAAGTAAATACCAGACTTGCAGAACTCGATCCATTTACTTCTATGGCAGGATTGTTGCTATAAATGGTTAAAGTGGTATCAGAACCTGGCTTATGAAGAAATTGAAAACCTACTAATTTCTCAGATCCCTCATCTATAATTAAAGGACTTGCTAAAGAATTTCCATCCTGGTCAAATATAATGTAGGGTGCAAGTTTATCCTTATGGGTAACGCTCAATGTTTTATCAGGAAGACCATTATCTGCACTGATGGTAATCGTACTAATTTTATCAACTTCATCTTCATCTATACCAGCCCAAACAGAAAAACCCTGTTCTATGCTAAAATTTGCCTGAGTAAAGGTAAGAGACAATGAATTTACCCAACCTGTTGCTGAAGATCCAAAAAAAATATTTTCATTATCACTGGTAATCGTAATTACAACATCTGAAGATGGCTCAGTTCTTAACTTTATAAATCCAGATTTTTGAATTCCACCTTCATCAACAATTGAGTCTATACTTATTTCATAATCAGAAGTATATATGATACTTCCAGAATCATTCACACAATAATAAGCACCGGTAGCTATTTTAGGATTGTTTATGTTCTTCATATTTAGGCTATCATATCCATTTGCATCTTGCAGATTATTATTAACTGTCGTTGAAGACCAGATTACCGGCTTTTGTTGAAGTCTGTCCTTAAAGCGTAAATGAATAATATGATTCATTAATTCGGAGTAGGTTGGTAACCTGGCTCCAATGTTATAGCACTGTGTTATAGCATCCTGCCAGGAAACAACATCTATTGTTCCCAGCTCACAATTTGAGCCATAGGAGCCATGAAGACAATACGGCCAATAGAGTTTATTGGCATCATCTGTGTATGCATCCCCACTATCCTGTATATCAGGAATAGAAAGATTCTGCTCATGATCTATATATATTTTCTTTTCTAATGCACCACTTATAGTAAATAAACGAAAGGTCATATATGATTTATCATTGCTATGATAGATTTCTTTATTTTTTAAGATATCTTTATTTACAATAAAAGCCTTTTGGTATATAGGATAATTCTCTGATATAAAATTTATATATTTTCCATTATAATTATCGCCGGAGCCTAATATTTCAATACCCTGTAAATTTTGTTGTGGTAATTTTTCTACTCCGTAAAATTGGGCAAATTCACCCTGTGCTAATATTACCATACCTTTATCCCTTGGATCAAAATTCATTTTGACATATAAATACTCTGGAAGATCTTTCAAAAAAACTGTATTGGGATAAAGAACCACTGAATCTATACCATTGTCTTTAAACGTAACATTAAAAATTTTAGTTGCATAACCATTATTTGCACTAATAGTTATTTGTCCTGTTTCATTTATATAATCTGCATCAGAATAAAGCATCATGATGTCCTGTGGTTTATCATAATTATCAGGAGTAAAAATTAGCTCTTGATCAAAAATAATAAGACCTTCATTCTCACTGGAAATGCTAAGCTCTACATCTGATTCCGGTTTGGTCGCAAGGTTTATTTGTAAAGTTAAAGGCATACCTTCCTCTATTACGGAAAGCTCCTGACTCAGTATATATCCCGGTTCTTTTGTGATAAGTTGATTACTATCTATATCAGCTACACAATAAAATGTTGCATTATTTTCTTTTAAATAGTTGATGGAATTATAATTTTTAGTATCATAGACTTTCGCACTTAATGGATCGCTCGTATCAGTTGTTGAAGACCATACGAGTGCACCGGGTAAAAATTCCTTATTAACTATATAATACATTGTAGTTATATGGTTTTTTAACTCAATATTAGTAGGTAGTCTCCAGCGAAATCCATTACGACTCAGGCTATTACAATAAGAAATTGCATTCTTCCATGA is part of the Leptospiraceae bacterium genome and encodes:
- a CDS encoding DUF1566 domain-containing protein encodes the protein MKLLIILFTFIPVSCVGLKDLGSTQADKLLAFLIGLKPSDSNYSLSEEPSFIDEGSIKEIKIHLIRQPESDTLVTISSNSKYFELNNSNVISLKFTPDNYSSDQSFTITSLIDNNSVDELGSITINADYGYGTKNLSILHKEGDGAWITVSPDNLFLKNLPGNITVKLNVKPLEDITLALTSKLTLGIENKGSLTFTPSNYSQEQIAFSVSKDILFDTELYHIDDKAYISINSISHTFSTDKKVYINDDKTLIDIYGLFIAIEKDYYDDIIDLDTYEIYVNELIDSDTYQEDYIDKKNNLIWQKCAYDQSSDDCKDGRLSSLSWKNAISYCNSLSRNGFRWRLPTNIELKNHITTMYYIVNKEFLPGALVWSSTTDTSDPLSAKVYDTKNYNSINYLKENNATFYCVADIDSNQLITKEPGYILSQELSVIEEGMPLTLQINLATKPESDVELSISSENEGLIIFDQELIFTPDNYDKPQDIMMLYSDADYINETGQITISANNGYATKIFNVTFKDNGIDSVVLYPNTVFLKDLPEYLYVKMNFDPRDKGMVILAQGEFAQFYGVEKLPQQNLQGIEILGSGDNYNGKYINFISENYPIYQKAFIVNKDILKNKEIYHSNDKSYMTFRLFTISGALEKKIYIDHEQNLSIPDIQDSGDAYTDDANKLYWPYCLHGSYGSNCELGTIDVVSWQDAITQCYNIGARLPTYSELMNHIIHLRFKDRLQQKPVIWSSTTVNNNLQDANGYDSLNMKNINNPKIATGAYYCVNDSGSIIYTSDYEISIDSIVDEGGIQKSGFIKLRTEPSSDVVITITSDNENIFFGSSATGWVNSLSLTFTQANFSIEQGFSVWAGIDEDEVDKISTITISADNGLPDKTLSVTHKDKLAPYIIFDQDGNSLASPLIIDEGSEKLVGFQFLHKPGSDTTLTIYSNNPAIEVNGSSSASLVFTSNNYNETQSISISGLLDNNSADETNISLSITSDNGYPSKTINITHGEATGDWIAITPTSLQLDDLTPVNLQVSLNKKPLENIEITMQIPFTTGITIPGTIIFTPSNYNQPQTALAISKLVLSNPELYHLDDFQNVSITAQAGAFSKTEKIYLSTDNSLESTNLTGGQYNDTYRDINNKLEWMRCIYGSTYNDVNNTCISGQTATWQAAINTCTNITTAGNKWRLPTIQELGTHIYSLLNEPVLPAPIYDNGIWTLNSNWDEKNKAYYYIVNSNGSYTYTYNSKTLAGTFYCVKDL